One genomic region from Nitrospira sp. encodes:
- a CDS encoding DUF4160 domain-containing protein — translation MPEISRFLGIVIGMFYSEHGVPHFHAVYGEHEISIEIESGAVHGNFPPRALRHVLEWAALHKPELSANWELARQGRPLNRIEPLE, via the coding sequence ATGCCGGAGATTTCACGTTTTCTCGGCATCGTAATCGGGATGTTCTACAGTGAACATGGAGTCCCGCACTTCCACGCGGTCTACGGGGAGCACGAGATTTCGATAGAAATCGAATCCGGAGCCGTTCACGGAAATTTTCCTCCACGAGCGCTTCGACACGTTCTTGAATGGGCGGCCCTTCATAAGCCAGAATTGTCGGCCAACTGGGAGCTGGCCCGGCAGGGGAGGCCACTGAATCGGATTGAGCCCTTGGAGTAA
- a CDS encoding SDR family NAD(P)-dependent oxidoreductase, which translates to MPRLKDKVAIVTGSSSGIGKAIALRFGQEGAKVVVTARRLALCEQTVSQIKKQGGEAWPIQTDVADEQQVERLISDTVNRYGRIDILVNNAGIGGGGRLADTSTEAFDQVMSVNLRGTFLCCRAGFRQMKQQGGGVIINMSSVAGVQAWAGTGTYSASKHGIMALTKSLADEGRPYHIKVSAICPGAVADELVDASPADIEQSEKIDPFDIAEAAVFLSTLGMYAVVHQIVIDRLGAEW; encoded by the coding sequence ATGCCACGACTGAAGGACAAAGTTGCGATCGTCACCGGCAGCAGCAGCGGAATTGGAAAGGCCATTGCCCTTCGGTTTGGCCAGGAAGGGGCAAAGGTCGTCGTAACCGCGAGACGGTTGGCATTGTGTGAGCAGACCGTTTCACAAATCAAGAAGCAGGGTGGGGAGGCGTGGCCGATTCAGACCGATGTTGCTGACGAGCAGCAGGTGGAACGACTGATCTCCGATACGGTTAATCGCTATGGTCGGATCGATATTCTTGTGAACAATGCCGGTATCGGTGGTGGGGGGCGTTTGGCTGACACAAGCACCGAGGCATTCGATCAGGTGATGAGCGTCAATTTGCGCGGCACGTTCCTCTGCTGCCGGGCCGGCTTCCGACAGATGAAGCAGCAGGGCGGCGGAGTGATTATCAACATGTCGAGCGTGGCTGGTGTGCAAGCCTGGGCTGGCACCGGGACATATAGCGCCTCGAAACACGGCATCATGGCATTGACCAAATCATTGGCCGACGAAGGCCGGCCCTACCACATCAAAGTCAGCGCCATCTGTCCAGGGGCTGTTGCAGACGAGTTGGTAGACGCATCTCCAGCGGACATCGAGCAGAGCGAAAAGATCGATCCCTTTGACATCGCGGAAGCGGCGGTGTTCCTCTCGACGCTAGGGATGTATGCCGTGGTGCATCAGATCGTTATTGATCGCTTAGGCGCTGAATGGTGA
- a CDS encoding IS4 family transposase translates to MKAIKMVRRDLKTTCASMHATRLTVLFIAVEALIHGGRLTVTALGRARRSGTTVKHAIKRMDRLLSNRPLQHERAMIYGALSRWILGTQVQPILLVDWSDLTADRRWQLLRAAVPVGGRALTVYEEVHPLGWLTNPQVHRVFLRRLHRLVPSGITPIVVTDAGFRAPWFREVERIGWTFVGRVRNRNHVRFPEATGWVRSKSLDDDATATPPRLGCCELVESHPVRGQLVLVKEPRKHRIHRSRLGYKVRSSSSRKQAACHREPWLLAVSECLASHRADQLVACYRKRMQIEEAFRDLKEARFGVGLRLSQTTQANRFTILLLIAALAQLAV, encoded by the coding sequence ATGAAGGCCATCAAGATGGTTCGACGCGACCTGAAGACCACCTGTGCATCGATGCATGCCACACGGCTGACGGTGCTGTTTATAGCCGTGGAGGCCTTGATTCACGGCGGACGGTTGACGGTCACCGCGTTAGGCCGCGCACGCCGCAGTGGCACGACGGTCAAGCATGCGATCAAGCGGATGGATCGCCTCCTGAGCAACCGGCCGTTGCAGCATGAACGTGCCATGATTTATGGCGCCCTGTCTCGGTGGATCCTGGGCACCCAGGTTCAGCCAATCCTTCTCGTCGACTGGTCGGATCTGACGGCCGACCGACGGTGGCAACTGCTGCGCGCGGCCGTCCCTGTCGGCGGGCGCGCCCTGACCGTGTATGAAGAGGTCCACCCGCTGGGCTGGCTCACGAATCCACAGGTTCATCGGGTCTTCCTGCGCAGGCTCCACCGATTGGTACCATCTGGCATCACACCAATTGTGGTGACGGACGCTGGCTTTCGCGCCCCCTGGTTTCGAGAGGTCGAACGGATCGGCTGGACCTTTGTAGGGCGCGTGCGTAATCGCAATCATGTTCGATTCCCTGAGGCCACAGGTTGGGTGCGCAGCAAGTCGCTCGACGACGATGCGACCGCCACGCCGCCACGCTTGGGGTGCTGTGAATTGGTCGAGTCTCATCCCGTGCGCGGTCAGTTAGTCCTGGTGAAGGAGCCACGGAAACACCGCATCCATCGCTCGCGGTTGGGGTATAAGGTTCGGTCCTCCTCCAGCCGCAAGCAGGCCGCTTGTCATCGAGAGCCCTGGCTGTTGGCCGTCTCTGAGTGCCTGGCCAGCCACCGTGCTGACCAACTGGTTGCGTGTTATCGGAAACGGATGCAGATCGAGGAAGCCTTCCGGGACTTAAAGGAGGCCCGCTTTGGCGTAGGCTTACGCCTGAGCCAGACCACGCAGGCGAACCGATTCACGATCCTGCTCCTCATCGCCGCGCTCGCTCAGCTCGCGGTGTGA
- a CDS encoding OmpA family protein, which produces MRRAGIIIGGVVALIVLAVLCIPRHLSSPSRLTAVTHASVHAGIEQGSLVLRGSLPTERSRATIVAQAHAVAAKTRMRVIDQFIVDKQVKAAVWVDQVPQLLPILGLMAKRGSIIIDGRSLVVTGQVPGHREKAEVLQAMAPAIRAGLRIEDRVVVMPTTSPPPTAVPLSALQLLLNQVLAKSSIEFEPKSATITTKGQMVLDQIIVLLRRASDTPIEIGGHTDTVGEAEYNMQLSRRRAEAVKQYLTSHGLTNPFTTIGYGSTRPLTHGSQQPGLQQNERIEILM; this is translated from the coding sequence ATGAGGCGTGCGGGGATCATCATCGGCGGTGTGGTGGCGCTGATAGTCCTCGCCGTGTTGTGCATCCCGAGGCATCTTTCCTCTCCGTCACGGCTCACGGCCGTGACTCACGCCAGTGTTCACGCCGGCATCGAACAGGGCAGTTTGGTGCTTCGCGGTTCGTTGCCCACTGAACGCAGTAGGGCCACTATTGTGGCGCAGGCTCATGCAGTCGCTGCGAAAACGCGAATGCGTGTGATCGACCAGTTCATCGTCGATAAGCAGGTCAAAGCGGCTGTGTGGGTGGACCAGGTTCCGCAACTCTTGCCGATCTTGGGTTTGATGGCCAAGCGGGGTTCCATCATCATCGATGGACGTTCGCTGGTCGTGACCGGTCAGGTTCCCGGTCATCGCGAAAAGGCTGAGGTATTACAGGCCATGGCTCCGGCGATACGGGCGGGCTTACGAATTGAAGACCGTGTGGTGGTGATGCCGACGACATCACCTCCTCCCACCGCCGTTCCCCTGTCGGCGCTACAGCTGTTGCTGAATCAGGTCCTGGCGAAATCCTCGATCGAATTTGAGCCCAAGAGTGCCACGATCACGACCAAAGGACAGATGGTGCTGGACCAAATCATCGTTCTCTTACGAAGAGCTTCCGACACGCCGATTGAAATCGGGGGCCATACCGATACCGTTGGTGAGGCGGAGTACAATATGCAGTTGAGCCGGCGACGTGCCGAAGCGGTGAAGCAGTACTTGACCAGTCACGGGCTCACGAATCCGTTTACCACCATCGGCTATGGTTCGACACGCCCCCTCACCCATGGGAGCCAGCAACCGGGCCTCCAACAGAATGAACGGATCGAAATACTGATGTAA
- a CDS encoding NUDIX domain-containing protein, translating to MAKKQSAGILLYRLRTRAIQALLVHPGGPFWAKKDDGAWSIPKGEYEEGADALEAAKREFHEETGCEVHGETVPLMPLRQPSGKVISVWAVAGDLDTTSIRSTSFRMEWPPKSGTLQEFPEVDRAEWFDLSTAHRKILPGQRPFLAQLEQMVQERID from the coding sequence ATGGCGAAGAAGCAGAGTGCGGGGATCCTGCTTTATCGATTACGCACCCGCGCGATCCAAGCACTGCTGGTCCATCCCGGCGGTCCCTTCTGGGCAAAGAAGGATGATGGGGCCTGGTCGATTCCGAAGGGCGAGTATGAGGAAGGTGCTGATGCGCTGGAGGCTGCCAAGCGGGAATTTCACGAAGAAACAGGTTGTGAAGTTCATGGCGAGACTGTTCCTCTGATGCCTCTGCGCCAACCAAGCGGGAAAGTCATTTCGGTCTGGGCAGTGGCCGGCGATCTCGACACGACGTCGATTCGGAGCACCAGTTTCCGGATGGAGTGGCCACCGAAGTCTGGAACGCTTCAAGAATTTCCAGAGGTCGATCGCGCCGAATGGTTTGACCTCTCCACCGCACATCGAAAGATCCTTCCGGGTCAGCGTCCGTTTCTTGCTCAACTGGAGCAGATGGTCCAAGAACGAATCGATTGA
- a CDS encoding OsmC family protein, which yields MKRTGSAVWQGDLKNGKGTVSTESGVLSQTQYSFSTRFESGKGTNPEELVAAAHAGCFTMALSAQLGEAGLTPEKLETTATVTFDKVEAGWTVTNIALSVKGKVPKADEAAWNKATQTAKTGCPISRLLNTTITMDAKLEW from the coding sequence ATGAAACGCACAGGATCTGCGGTATGGCAAGGTGATTTGAAGAACGGCAAGGGTACGGTCTCTACGGAAAGTGGAGTCTTATCACAGACACAATACTCGTTTTCGACGAGGTTCGAGAGCGGCAAAGGGACAAATCCTGAAGAACTGGTCGCCGCCGCCCATGCCGGTTGCTTCACCATGGCGCTCTCGGCTCAATTGGGCGAGGCCGGTCTGACTCCGGAGAAGCTGGAAACGACGGCCACCGTCACCTTCGATAAGGTGGAGGCCGGCTGGACCGTGACAAACATCGCTCTGAGCGTCAAAGGCAAGGTGCCCAAGGCCGATGAAGCGGCCTGGAACAAGGCCACGCAAACGGCTAAGACCGGCTGTCCGATTTCTCGGCTCTTGAACACAACGATCACGATGGATGCCAAGTTGGAATGGTGA
- a CDS encoding group 1 truncated hemoglobin produces the protein MSKRTLYERLGGYDAIAAVCNDLLPRLQADPQLARFWQHRGADGLKREKQLLIDFLCASAGGPLYYTGRDMKISHAGMRISESDWSAFLEHLHATLAAFQVPQAERDEVVAFIQSTKKDIIEA, from the coding sequence ATGAGTAAGAGAACTCTCTATGAACGCCTTGGCGGCTACGACGCCATCGCGGCAGTTTGCAACGACCTGTTGCCGCGCCTGCAAGCCGATCCGCAACTGGCCCGTTTCTGGCAGCATCGCGGAGCGGATGGTCTCAAGCGGGAGAAACAGCTCCTCATTGATTTTCTCTGTGCGAGTGCTGGAGGCCCGCTCTACTACACCGGACGCGATATGAAAATCTCCCATGCGGGTATGCGAATCAGCGAAAGCGACTGGTCGGCATTTTTGGAGCACCTCCATGCCACGCTGGCGGCGTTTCAAGTTCCACAGGCGGAACGCGACGAAGTGGTCGCCTTTATCCAAAGCACGAAAAAAGACATTATCGAAGCTTAG
- the soxC gene encoding sulfite dehydrogenase yields the protein MSEETRGDNETSNRTPASPSLNRRQFLAGGASLLAMGTSAALSGVQAEERSEPIDPTHVPGASPRPYGERSPFEKPTRLVASASSTTPLQDLQGVITPSSLHFERHHNGVPAIDPSRHRLLVHGLVDRPMIFTVEELKRFPSVSRIAFLECSGNSRDGWDEAQDLTVQQLHGLTSTSEWTGIKLSTLLEAAEIQREATWMLAEGGDAAALARSVPLTDEVLNEAMVCYGQNGEALRPEQGYPLRLLLPGFEGNINVKWLRRLKLGSAPFMTRWETAKYTDLMPDGKAYQFSLVMEAKSVITRPSGQQQLRPGFHEIQGLAWSGRGCITTVEVSIDAGRTWQAARLQEPVLPKCHTRFRLSWKWDGQETIIQSRCTDVTGYQQPTRESLIRVRGTHSSYHYNGIQSWKIGGDGVVKNTYA from the coding sequence ATGAGCGAGGAAACGCGGGGTGACAACGAGACATCGAATCGAACGCCGGCCTCGCCATCGTTAAACCGGCGTCAGTTCCTGGCTGGCGGCGCCTCGTTGCTGGCAATGGGTACATCGGCGGCGCTGTCGGGCGTGCAAGCCGAAGAGCGAAGTGAACCGATCGATCCCACGCACGTGCCTGGTGCTTCGCCGCGCCCTTATGGTGAGCGATCGCCTTTTGAAAAGCCGACGCGCTTAGTCGCCAGCGCCTCTTCGACCACTCCGCTCCAGGACCTGCAAGGAGTCATTACCCCGTCTTCCCTCCATTTTGAACGGCACCATAATGGTGTGCCGGCCATCGATCCGTCCCGCCATCGCCTGCTGGTGCATGGACTAGTGGACCGGCCGATGATCTTCACGGTCGAGGAGCTGAAGCGATTTCCGTCTGTCTCCCGCATCGCCTTCCTTGAATGTTCAGGTAACAGCCGAGATGGGTGGGATGAGGCGCAGGATTTGACCGTCCAGCAACTGCATGGCTTAACGAGCACCAGTGAGTGGACCGGCATCAAACTCTCGACATTGTTGGAAGCGGCAGAGATTCAGCGAGAAGCGACATGGATGTTGGCTGAAGGGGGAGATGCGGCCGCACTAGCTCGCAGTGTGCCGCTCACCGATGAAGTGCTGAACGAAGCCATGGTGTGCTATGGCCAGAATGGCGAAGCGTTGCGGCCGGAACAGGGATATCCCCTGCGGCTGCTCTTGCCAGGTTTCGAGGGCAACATCAATGTGAAGTGGCTGAGGCGGTTGAAGCTCGGATCGGCCCCATTCATGACGAGATGGGAGACGGCGAAATACACGGACCTCATGCCGGATGGGAAAGCCTATCAGTTCAGCCTCGTCATGGAGGCCAAGTCCGTTATCACGAGACCTTCCGGGCAACAGCAGCTACGACCTGGTTTCCACGAAATTCAGGGACTGGCCTGGAGCGGGCGAGGATGCATCACAACAGTGGAGGTCAGTATTGATGCTGGGAGGACCTGGCAGGCAGCACGCCTACAAGAACCTGTGTTACCCAAGTGTCATACACGTTTTCGTCTGTCATGGAAATGGGATGGTCAAGAGACCATCATTCAGAGTCGATGCACGGATGTCACGGGATACCAGCAGCCAACCCGCGAATCGCTCATCAGGGTACGAGGCACCCATTCCAGCTACCATTACAACGGTATTCAAAGTTGGAAGATCGGAGGGGATGGTGTTGTGAAGAATACATATGCATAA
- a CDS encoding nuclear transport factor 2 family protein → MSKPRLLWLVISSCCLSVAGSIFAQQSDPDALAAQAAVRSFHEALRRGDVQAVQELLATDAVILEGGHLESRQEYLRHHLSADIEFAKAVPSKVTKSETTVSGQTAWVHSVTVSQGKFHNRKIKLSGAELVVLTRTASGWEIRAVHWSSDESM, encoded by the coding sequence ATGAGCAAACCTCGACTGCTTTGGCTTGTCATCTCTAGCTGCTGCCTCTCGGTGGCTGGTAGCATCTTCGCGCAGCAATCCGATCCCGATGCTCTGGCTGCTCAAGCGGCGGTGCGCTCGTTTCATGAAGCACTACGCCGCGGCGACGTGCAGGCCGTTCAGGAGTTGCTCGCAACCGATGCGGTCATCCTCGAGGGCGGTCACCTCGAGTCCCGGCAAGAATATCTGCGCCATCACCTCAGCGCCGACATTGAGTTCGCTAAGGCGGTTCCATCCAAGGTCACCAAGTCAGAGACAACTGTTTCGGGCCAAACTGCCTGGGTTCACTCTGTAACCGTCTCGCAGGGCAAGTTCCACAATCGCAAGATCAAGCTGTCGGGTGCCGAACTCGTTGTCCTCACACGAACCGCAAGCGGCTGGGAGATTCGGGCTGTCCATTGGTCATCGGACGAGTCCATGTGA
- the purH gene encoding bifunctional phosphoribosylaminoimidazolecarboxamide formyltransferase/IMP cyclohydrolase yields MAGIKRALISVSDKTGVIEMAKGLEAFGAEILSTGGTAKALRDAGVNVTDVAAYTGSPEILDGRVKTLHPKIHGGLLGRRSLPAHVEQMNQHGIGPIDVVVVNLYPFEATIVKPDCRFEDAIENIDIGGPSMLRSAAKNHDDVLVVVDPADYSRVLEAVNSKAVTPALRRELAMKVFQHTSRYDGLIAGYLEKHVKGGEVKFPKVLSLQFELAESLRYGENPHQQGAFYRELDSKEPSVSRGKILHGKAMSYNNFLDANSALELVKEYEETAVAIIKHNNPCGVALGETPVEAYVKARETDPVSAFGGVIAFNRPVDLAAAKEITSTFVEVVIAPGFVEEALAELRRKKDLRLLDVGPLTKVKQEGFDLKKLVGGLIVQDRDLGVLSDLRTLAVPTIRKPTNEEYAACAFAWKVCKHVKSNAIIYAKPGQTIGIGAGQMSRVDSVKLAAMKAQIPIKDCVMASDAFFPFRDGLDAAAEVGITAVIQPGGSIRDTEVVKAADEHGMAMILTGMRHFRH; encoded by the coding sequence ATGGCCGGCATCAAGCGGGCGTTAATCAGTGTTTCAGATAAGACCGGAGTCATCGAGATGGCCAAGGGGCTGGAAGCGTTTGGCGCGGAAATTTTGTCCACGGGAGGAACAGCCAAAGCGTTGCGCGACGCGGGAGTGAACGTCACGGATGTCGCGGCCTATACGGGATCACCGGAGATTCTCGATGGTCGGGTGAAAACGTTGCACCCCAAGATTCATGGCGGCTTGCTGGGACGCCGGTCGCTTCCGGCGCATGTCGAGCAGATGAATCAACATGGGATCGGCCCGATCGATGTGGTGGTGGTCAATCTCTACCCCTTCGAAGCCACGATCGTCAAGCCCGATTGCCGTTTCGAGGATGCCATCGAAAATATCGATATCGGCGGCCCGTCCATGTTGCGGTCGGCGGCCAAGAATCATGATGATGTGTTGGTCGTCGTCGATCCAGCCGATTATTCGCGAGTACTGGAGGCGGTGAACAGCAAGGCGGTGACACCGGCGCTGCGTCGTGAGTTGGCGATGAAGGTCTTCCAGCATACGTCACGCTATGACGGATTGATCGCCGGCTATCTGGAGAAACATGTGAAAGGCGGGGAGGTCAAGTTCCCGAAAGTGTTGTCGCTTCAGTTTGAGTTGGCTGAATCCCTCCGCTACGGGGAGAATCCTCACCAGCAAGGCGCGTTCTACCGAGAATTGGACAGCAAGGAACCTTCTGTTTCTCGTGGGAAGATCTTGCACGGCAAGGCGATGTCCTACAATAACTTCCTCGATGCGAATTCCGCGCTCGAGTTGGTGAAGGAGTATGAAGAGACTGCGGTCGCGATCATCAAGCACAATAATCCCTGTGGTGTGGCGCTCGGTGAGACGCCGGTGGAGGCGTACGTCAAGGCCAGAGAGACGGATCCCGTGTCTGCCTTCGGCGGCGTGATTGCCTTCAACCGGCCGGTGGATCTGGCTGCTGCCAAGGAAATCACCTCCACGTTTGTTGAGGTCGTGATCGCTCCAGGGTTTGTTGAAGAGGCATTGGCCGAATTGAGGCGAAAGAAGGATCTGCGTTTGTTGGATGTGGGCCCGCTGACAAAGGTGAAGCAGGAAGGGTTCGATCTGAAAAAACTTGTCGGCGGGCTCATCGTACAGGATCGGGACCTCGGTGTCTTGTCGGATCTTCGGACGCTTGCAGTGCCGACCATCCGTAAGCCGACAAATGAAGAATATGCCGCTTGTGCGTTTGCGTGGAAAGTCTGCAAACACGTCAAGTCCAACGCCATCATCTATGCCAAGCCGGGCCAGACCATCGGCATCGGGGCAGGACAGATGAGCCGCGTAGATTCCGTGAAGTTGGCGGCCATGAAAGCGCAAATACCGATTAAAGACTGTGTCATGGCTTCGGACGCGTTCTTTCCGTTCCGCGATGGCCTGGATGCTGCAGCCGAAGTCGGCATTACGGCCGTCATTCAACCGGGCGGATCGATCCGAGATACAGAAGTGGTCAAGGCCGCGGATGAACATGGGATGGCGATGATTTTGACGGGCATGCGGCATTTCCGCCATTGA
- a CDS encoding DUF2442 domain-containing protein: MDYHVLEARYVGEHVVWLRFRDGTVGEIDLGPALRGPMFEPLRDLAYFKAFTVHREFHTLVWPNGADFAPEFLHDNVRITA, from the coding sequence ATGGATTATCACGTTCTAGAGGCGCGGTACGTTGGCGAACACGTTGTGTGGCTTCGGTTTCGTGACGGCACGGTCGGAGAGATTGACCTCGGTCCAGCGCTGCGTGGTCCCATGTTCGAACCGCTTCGCGATCTCGCGTACTTCAAAGCGTTCACGGTTCATCGGGAGTTTCACACGCTCGTCTGGCCCAACGGCGCTGACTTTGCGCCAGAGTTTCTGCACGACAACGTGCGGATCACAGCCTAA
- a CDS encoding transposase, whose protein sequence is MPRTARRTPGGMLFHVLNRGNARAQIFDDEEDYHAFQRVLTDTLSQVPIRILAYCLMPNHWHFVLWPQEEGQVGEFMRRLTTTHVRRWHLHRQSVGAGHLYQGTYKSFPIQKDEHLLSVCRYVERNPVRAKLAERAEEWPWSSLWQRLHQAERRGKPSLSEWPVAQPADWLKWVNRPETSAELEAMRSSVTRGRPYGTPSWQRGVTATLRLESTFRSRGRPRKP, encoded by the coding sequence ATGCCTCGGACAGCCAGACGCACCCCGGGCGGCATGCTGTTTCATGTCCTGAATCGGGGCAATGCCCGTGCACAAATCTTCGACGACGAGGAGGATTACCACGCGTTCCAACGCGTGCTGACGGACACGCTCTCCCAGGTCCCGATACGGATCCTGGCCTATTGCCTGATGCCCAATCACTGGCATTTCGTGCTCTGGCCGCAAGAGGAGGGCCAGGTGGGTGAGTTCATGCGTCGGTTGACCACGACACATGTGCGACGATGGCACTTGCATCGGCAGAGCGTTGGCGCCGGCCATCTCTATCAAGGGACGTACAAGTCATTCCCTATTCAGAAGGATGAGCACCTGCTGAGTGTCTGCCGGTATGTGGAGCGCAACCCTGTGCGTGCGAAGTTGGCGGAGAGGGCAGAGGAGTGGCCGTGGTCCAGCCTGTGGCAACGGCTCCACCAGGCAGAGCGCAGGGGCAAGCCGAGCCTGTCTGAGTGGCCGGTCGCTCAACCAGCGGATTGGCTGAAGTGGGTGAATCGTCCTGAGACCTCGGCCGAGCTAGAGGCGATGCGGAGCTCAGTCACGCGGGGCCGACCGTATGGAACGCCAAGCTGGCAGCGGGGGGTTACAGCCACGCTGAGGCTGGAATCCACTTTCCGTTCGCGGGGACGGCCTCGGAAGCCCTGA
- a CDS encoding type II toxin-antitoxin system VapC family toxin, giving the protein MAASVYVETSVISYYAARPSRDIITAARQTITQEWWNEARARYEIYISVLVVEEAQAGDAAAAQRRSDVLGGLPILEMNDAAESVARHLIDGGLIPESSVEDALHIAVATVHGMDFLLTWNFRHINNAEAKARIEAAIEKLGYECPIICSPEELGGIES; this is encoded by the coding sequence ATGGCAGCTTCAGTGTACGTAGAAACGTCCGTGATTAGCTACTACGCGGCCAGACCAAGCCGGGATATTATCACGGCGGCCCGGCAAACCATCACTCAGGAGTGGTGGAATGAGGCGAGAGCGCGGTATGAGATCTACATTTCCGTCCTGGTCGTGGAGGAAGCCCAAGCGGGTGATGCCGCCGCAGCGCAAAGGCGATCGGACGTTCTCGGTGGACTGCCTATTCTGGAGATGAACGATGCCGCTGAGTCAGTGGCCAGGCATTTGATTGATGGGGGATTGATTCCCGAATCCAGCGTTGAAGATGCGTTACACATCGCGGTAGCGACCGTCCATGGAATGGATTTCCTGTTGACCTGGAATTTCCGCCACATCAATAACGCGGAAGCGAAAGCGCGGATTGAAGCCGCGATTGAGAAGCTCGGCTACGAGTGTCCCATCATCTGCTCACCGGAAGAACTGGGAGGTATCGAGTCATGA
- a CDS encoding cytochrome c, with protein sequence MHKFLPVLSAMFMSLTFSVTPAVASADQQEPGYGLGRPATIRDIQAWNIDVSPNGQELPPGSGTVKQGRHIYAVKCAGCHGPTGKEGPNDVLVGGQNSLATSKPLKTIGSYWPYTTTLYDYLRRAMPFNAPQSLTPDEIYALIAWLLQQNGIVAEDAFRV encoded by the coding sequence ATGCATAAATTTCTGCCGGTCCTTTCTGCCATGTTCATGAGCCTCACGTTTTCAGTCACACCGGCGGTCGCGTCGGCTGATCAGCAAGAACCGGGTTATGGACTGGGGCGCCCTGCGACGATTCGAGACATCCAAGCCTGGAACATCGATGTCTCGCCGAATGGCCAAGAATTGCCTCCGGGCTCTGGCACTGTAAAGCAGGGGAGGCATATTTACGCAGTGAAATGCGCCGGCTGCCATGGGCCGACGGGTAAGGAAGGACCGAATGATGTGCTGGTGGGCGGACAGAACAGTCTGGCGACATCCAAGCCGCTCAAGACGATCGGGAGCTATTGGCCCTACACGACGACCTTGTACGACTATCTCCGTCGGGCCATGCCCTTCAACGCGCCTCAGTCTCTCACTCCCGATGAAATCTACGCGCTTATCGCCTGGTTGCTGCAGCAAAACGGAATCGTCGCAGAGGACGCCTTCCGAGTCTAA
- a CDS encoding HAD family hydrolase, whose translation MEPAGVAFLFDLDGTLIDSVYQHVLAWREATQAVGIELPVWRIHRQIGMSGGLMLHALLRETGRPVSKEDAQQIQKVHREAYARQTSSLRVLPGTHELLATLARHRVPHAIATSGRMENARHALELLKLAQDVPIVTRDDVRFAKPDPDLFLEAGKRLNVPMSRCVIVGDSVWDLLAARRASALSVGLLSGGYGQDELERAGAYRVYQDPADLLRHLDEVGLRLASEQI comes from the coding sequence ATGGAACCGGCTGGCGTGGCGTTTCTCTTCGACCTTGACGGGACTCTGATAGACAGCGTGTATCAACATGTGTTGGCGTGGAGAGAGGCCACACAGGCGGTCGGCATCGAATTACCCGTCTGGCGCATCCATCGTCAGATCGGTATGAGCGGTGGTCTGATGCTCCATGCGTTGCTGCGTGAAACCGGCCGACCTGTTTCGAAAGAGGACGCACAGCAGATCCAGAAGGTTCACCGAGAGGCCTATGCCAGGCAGACATCTTCCCTTCGTGTCTTGCCTGGCACACATGAGCTCTTGGCCACCTTAGCGCGCCATCGCGTTCCGCATGCCATTGCGACCAGCGGACGGATGGAGAACGCCCGCCACGCCCTCGAGCTATTGAAACTTGCCCAGGATGTCCCTATCGTTACGCGGGATGATGTTCGGTTTGCCAAACCCGATCCCGATCTCTTTTTAGAGGCAGGGAAGCGGTTGAACGTGCCGATGAGTCGTTGTGTCATCGTGGGCGACAGCGTCTGGGATTTGTTGGCGGCTCGACGTGCCTCTGCTCTTTCGGTCGGCCTCTTATCCGGCGGCTATGGACAAGACGAACTGGAGCGGGCTGGTGCCTATCGAGTGTACCAAGATCCGGCGGACCTCCTGAGGCACCTCGACGAAGTGGGGCTCCGGCTGGCATCTGAGCAGATCTAA